Genomic segment of Sodaliphilus pleomorphus:
CGTACTGAGCATGACTTTGCTTGCCAAAGCGGTACAGACTTTGCCTTTGGGAACTGCGTACGCCATTTGGACGGGAATCGGAGCGGTTGGTACGGTTTTAATTGGGATATTCGTTTTCAAGGAACCTGCCACTCCCATCCGGCTTTTCTTTCTCTTCGCGCTCATTGCATCCTTGATAGGATTGAAAATCGTGTCATACTGAAAGGAGGTGGAAGATGAAGTATGAATTGAGGGAGAACCAAGGCATTCCGGCGCCTCTGCTGGCTCTGATGGCAGTTGCTACCGGGCTTTCCGTTGCCAACTGCTATTATAACCAGCCTCTGTTGGGCAGCATGGCTAAGGATTTTGCGGTTAGCGACTTTTCCGCCAGCATGGTGGCGACATTGACCCAGATAGGCTATGTGACCGGACTTGTGTTTGTCATCCCGCTTGGTGATTGGGTCTCACGAAAGAGACTGATATTGACCAATTACATCGTTTCTTCGTGTGCCTTGCTTGCCATAGCATTCGCCCCGAACATCTACTGGGTGTGGGGCGCATCTTTGCTTGCCGGGGCATCTTCGGTCATGCCGCAGTTCTTCATTCCTTTGGTGTCGTATAATTCAGCTCCAGACCACAAGGTGCGCAACGTGGGGATTATACAGTCCTGTTTGCTCATAGGCATTCTTGGGTCACGGGTATTCAGTGGTTTTCTCGCCGATATATGGGGATGGCGTTCTGTCTATTTTGTGGCTTGCATGTTTATGCTCGGTTGTTTTCTGATGATTCACAAAATGCTGCCCATGTTGCCTGCCCGTTCACGAGAAAGTTATGCAGGGCTGATGAAATCCTTGTTGCGTCTGCTTATCAAATACCCGTACTTGCGTATCGCGTCGTTGAGGGCGGCATTGGCTTATGGCTCTTTCTTTGCCTTGTGGAGTTGCCTTGCTTTCCGAATGAAGCAAGAGCCTTTCTTTGCAAGCGACGATATTATCGGAGCACTCGGTTTGTGTGGACTGGCAGGTGCATCCACGGTGGTTTTCATCAGCGGCTACGTCCAAAAGTACGGTGCGAGGTTCTTCTCCATTGTCGGAGGATGCGTCATCTTGTTTGCATGGTTGTTGGCATTTTGGGGAAATGACAGTTACTTGTGGATGATAATCGCCATCCTCTTGATTGACGCCGGTATGCAATGCATCCATTTGTCGAATCAGACCAGCGTAGTCGCCCTTGACGCATCTGCCATCAATCGTATCAATACCGTTTATATGACCATTTACTTTTTGGGTGGTTCTGCCGGTACATTCGTTTCCGGTCTGTCTTGGCAGCATTACGGGTGGACAGGTGTGGTGGGGGTAGGAATTGCCTTTGCCATGGCTTCCTTGCTCGTAAACTGTTTCAAGCCCCAACGACATAAGGATGGATACTAAATATTCTTTCAGTCTGAACAATTTATGCTTTTCATCCATAAAAGTTGTCCGAACAAGCAAAGTAATCCAGAAAACAAAGAAATTCTTTTAACTCACTTGATTTTCAACAATAGTTAGTTAATTTTTTCGTAGGAGCACAAGGTTAGAAGCAAACCATAGAAAATATCGCGAATAAGATAGGACGCAACTAAAGAGGTCTTCATATTGGCCTTCCGTTCCACCAGGCCAACACGAAGACCTCTTTAGTTTACAAATAGCAATTTAAGAAATTGACGTATTATAAAAAGTATAATTGTAAATACAGTATAATTCGTAGTTCGATAATTTTTAATACCTTTGAGCCAGAGAACTTACCGCTGTAGAAACAGCTGATGGTGGCCTTGGAGCGTGGTGATGAACCCGTCATCAGCAAGTTCTGCTATGCACTTCGTGGCGCACGCTAACTGGCAATGTTTCTGGCCAAAGCCACACAGACGATACCCTTAGGCACGGCATATCCCGTATGGACAGGAATTGGTGCCGTAGGCGCAGTGATCATAGGCATATTTGTATTCCGTGAACCGGCCACCTTCTGGAGATTATTCTTTCTAACCACCCTTATAGGGTCAATTATAGGATTAAAAGCATTATTATGATAGAACAATTTCGCCCAATGAGGCGCAAACGCCAACAGCTTTCGGAAGAGGAAAGCATCAGAATACTACAGAAATCCACGGCTGGGACTTTGGCTTTGCTGGGAGACAACGATTATCCGTATGCCGTCCCAATCAGTTATATCTATAACAAAGGAAAACTTTATTTCCACAGCGCATTGAGTGGTCACAAGGTCGATGCCATTCGCAGAAGCGATAAGGCTTCGTTCTGTGTCATCGAACAAGACGATGTGCAACCAGAGAAGTACACCACCTTCTTCCGTAGTGTGATAGCATTTGGCAGAATCCACATCATCGAGGATGAAGCCCAGAAGCAGGAAACAGCCAGAATGCTTGGCGACAGGTATAATCCCAACCAAGAGGAAGCTTTGCAGAAAGAGTTGGAAAACGGTCTGTCTCGGATGTTGATGATATGTTTCGACATAGAGCACCTTACGGGCAAGGAGGCAATAGAATTAGTAAGAATGCATCAAAAACAATAGAAACACTTATATGACTATACAGGAAACTAAAAAGATAGAGATGTAAACAGACTGGTAAATAGGAATTTGAAATTATGATTACCATCAGAAAAAATACAGGGTACAAGACACAGCATCTGCTATGAGCATCTGGAATGAGGTGGTCCGTGGCGGTATTGCATTCCCTCAAGAAGATGAACTGACGGAACAGTCAGCTGACAGCTTCTTTTTTAACAGCCAGTCTTATACAGTAGTTGCAGAGGATAATGAGACAGGAGAACTTGTAGGCTTATATATCCTGCACCCCAACAATTCCGTTCCTCCAGGCCAACACGAAGACCTCCTTAGTTAAAATTCTACTACTTGCCACGTCTTTTCCATAGCTTAAATACCAATTGAGACAATTTAAACCCTAAAAAGGCATAATCGGCAATCTTCATTCTTTTAATTGCAATATTGCTCATGAAGAGCCCTCTCAGGCCCTCGCTTGAAGCCCGCTGCTTGGCCCGAAAGACAGTTGAGGCCAGTTGCTCCTTGCTCATCTCCAGTTTTACCAGGGCCATGGCACGCTGGTATCTCAATTGAGGCAATGTGAGGCCAGCGCGGCTATTATCGTTAGTTGAGTTAACTTTCATTCTGTTGGACTTTGTGTGGCGTTATTGTCGTCGTTACCTAAAAGAAGCTTAGTAATAAATCTTGTCACCGGATCGATGATGAGACTATGCCTGTATGCAAAAACAAGGAGAAGCAAGACAAGATAGATTGCGGCCACAATCAAGCAAGCAATCCATGTCTCCCCCACAACTGCTGCAAGGGCAACGATCAAGGCTCCCGACAGTATCAGCATCACAGAGGCGCCAAGCATGATCGCAACCATCACCAGTATCAGCCTCGACGCCAGCAAGGTGAGTTTCTCGGCCAAGGTGAGCTTTGAGTACTGCAACTGCAACGAGATGTGGTTTTTCACCTGTTGCCACAGTTGTTTATATTCATTGTCAATCATTGATGAAAGAAGAGTTTTGCCTTAATTATCGATTTAAAATGCATGGCGCATTGTGTCACGCCATGCATTTGATGCAGTTTTTTCAACTCCATGTTGTGTCTTACAACACCAGCGCGGCAGCTATTGCTCGATTTGCGCGCTGATTTGATCCACCAGACGCTCCACCTCGTCGTCGGTGAAATCAATCCCTTTTTTCTTCAGCAGGTCCTTAATGCGCTTGCGCGTGTCCTCACCCTTGGCGGGGGCAAAGAGTATTGCGATACTTGCACCCACAACGGCACCTCCCAAGAAAGAATATAAGATATACTTCATAATGATATATATAGATTCGCGTTTAAGAGATTATTTTTCAAGTTCCTTTGTGATGTCGTCGGCCAGCTCGTCGATCTTGTCGGGATCAAGCTTCACCCCTTTTCTCTTCAGGGCATCCACAATCTTTTGCCGGGTAACATTGCCTTTTTCAGGAGCAAAAAGCAACCCCACTGCAGCACCAGCAATTGCACCGCCAATGACTGCCATAATAATGTTGATAGGTTTCATAACTTATACAATTTTAAAATTAATTTTTATCAAACATGTGTGCTATCAAAAGCTAAATTTTGCCTAAAATTAGAAATAGTTTTTGGCATTTGCAAGCAAAGCGAGCCGTTTTTATAAATAATTAGTAATTACTGGTTGCATGGATTTTTTTGTGGTCTATATTTTACTAATTTTGCAGATTATAATTAAAAACGACGAGATGGTTTCAAATGACATTATCATAAAAGGTGCACGCGTAAACAATCTAAAAAACATAGATGTCACAATCCCGCGCAACAAGTTTGTCGTCATCACAGGGCTGTCGGGCTCGGGCAAGTCCTCTTTAGCGTTTGACACGCTCTATGCCGAGGGCCAGCGCCGCTATGTGGAGAGCCTGTCGTCCTATGCCCGCCAGTTCTTGGGCAGGATGACCAAGCCCGATTGCGATTTCATCAAGGGCCTGCCCCCCGCGATAGCCATTGAGCAGAAGGTGAACACGCGCAACTCAAGGAGCACTGTGGGCACATCGACCGAGATATACGACTACCTGCGCCTGCTCTTTGCACGCATCGGCAAGACCTACTCTCCCATATCGGGAACCCTTGTAAAAAAGCACACTGCCGACGATGTAGTGAGAGTGGTCGACAGCTATCCCGACGGGACACGCTTTGCCATTCTCACCGAGATAACAGTTCCCAATGGCAGAGACGCCTTGTCGCAGCTCGACGTGCTGCTCAAGGGCGGCTACTCCCGACTGGAGAAAGACGGGACCTTTGTCCAGATCTCAGATGTGATAAACTCGGGAAAGTGCGACTGTCACTACAGGCTGCTCATCGATCGCATGGCCGTGACACACAGCAAAGAAAACGAGATGAGACTGCGCGACTCGCTGTCGACAGCTTTCTATGAGGGCAACGACGAGTGCATCCTCAAGGTGTGGCTGCCCGACGGCACCACCAAGGAGCATGTCTTTTCCAAGCGATTTGAGGCCGACGGCATGACCTTCCAAGAGCCCTCCGACCTGATGTTCAATTTCAACAACCCCATTGGCGCCTGCCCCACTTGCGAGGGATTTGGAAAAGTGGTGGGAATCGACGAGAAACTGGTTATCCCCAACAAGAGCCTGTCGGTCTACGACGACGCTGTGATGTGCTGGCGAGGCCAGGTGATGAGCGAGTGGAAAAAAGAGTTTATCCACGTTGCTTCACGCACGGGATTCCCCATCCACCGTCCCTACTTCCAGCTCACCCAAGAGCAAAGAGACCAATTGTGGCATGGTGTTGACGGCTTTCCAGGCATCGACGGCTTCTTTAAATGGCTCAAAAGCAAGTCCTACTCGATACAGTACCGCGTGATGCTTGCCCGATACAGGGGCAAAACCACCTGCCCCACTTGCCACGGGTCACGGCTCAAGCCCGAAGCCAGCTATGTGAAAATCAACGGCAAAACCATAGGCGAACTTGTACAGACGCCTATCCATGAGCTTTCGACATGGTTCAGTCACCTCTCGCTCGACCCTGTCGAAGCGCAGATTTCAAAACGCCTTCTCGACGAAATCAACAACAGACTGGGCTACATGAACGATGTGGGCCTGGGCTACCTCACCCTCGACCGCTTGTCGTCGACCCTGTCGGGAGGCGAAAGCCAGCGCATCAACCTGGCCACATCGCTTGGAAGCTCGCTCGTGGGGTCGATCTACATCCTCGACGAGCCCAGCATAGGGCTGCACTCTCGCGACACCGACAGGCTCATCAAGGTGTTGCGCATGCTGCAGTCGCTGGGCAACACGGTTGTGGTGGTAGAACACGACGAGGAAATCATACGTGCTGCCGACTACCTGATCGACGTGGGGCCCGAAGCCGGCCGACGTGGCGGCAAGATTGTGTACCAAGGGCCAGTGAAACAAATTAAGAGTGCCCCTATCAGCTACACGACTCAATATCTAACCGGCAAGCTTAGCATCCCAGTCCCCCGCACTCGACGCCGGTGGAGCAACTACATAGAGGTGAAAGGCGCCGCCGAGAACAACCTGAAGAATATCGACGTGAAATTTCCACTCGGCGTCATGACAGCAGTCACTGGCGTGAGCGGTTCGGGTAAGTCGACCCTTGTCGACGATGTGTTTTATCGAGCCTTGTCGCGCCATTTTGGCGAGAACATTGAAGCACCCGGCACCTTTAGCTCTCTTGAAGGCGACCTCGACATGATAACCAGCGTGAGGCTTGTCGATCAAAACCCTATTGGAAAATCCACGCGCAGCAATCCAGCGACCTACCTAAAGGCTTTCGACGAGATACGTCACTTGTTTGCCGAGCAGCAATTGGCCAAACAGATGGGCTATGGTGCAGGGTTTTTCTCGTTCAACAATGCGGGCGGTCGATGTGAAGAATGCAAGGGAGAAGGCACCATAACGATTGAAATGCAATTTATGGCCGACATCACGCTCACATGCGAGGCATGCCATGGCACACGATATGGGCAGAATGCGCTTGAGGTCACCTTCAGAGGGAAAAACATTGCCGATGTGCTCGACATGACGGTGAACCAAGCCATCGACTTCTTCTCGGAAACAAGCGATTTCAATGAGCAAAAGATTGTGGCACGGCTCAAGCCGCTGCAAGATGTGGGCCTGGGCTACATCAAGCTCGGCCAGTCGTCGTCGACCCTGTCGGGTGGCGA
This window contains:
- a CDS encoding DMT family transporter gives rise to the protein MNWIILLLAGLFEVSLTFCLGKARAASGVEFYLWGSGFLASTVLSMTLLAKAVQTLPLGTAYAIWTGIGAVGTVLIGIFVFKEPATPIRLFFLFALIASLIGLKIVSY
- a CDS encoding MFS transporter; amino-acid sequence: MKYELRENQGIPAPLLALMAVATGLSVANCYYNQPLLGSMAKDFAVSDFSASMVATLTQIGYVTGLVFVIPLGDWVSRKRLILTNYIVSSCALLAIAFAPNIYWVWGASLLAGASSVMPQFFIPLVSYNSAPDHKVRNVGIIQSCLLIGILGSRVFSGFLADIWGWRSVYFVACMFMLGCFLMIHKMLPMLPARSRESYAGLMKSLLRLLIKYPYLRIASLRAALAYGSFFALWSCLAFRMKQEPFFASDDIIGALGLCGLAGASTVVFISGYVQKYGARFFSIVGGCVILFAWLLAFWGNDSYLWMIIAILLIDAGMQCIHLSNQTSVVALDASAINRINTVYMTIYFLGGSAGTFVSGLSWQHYGWTGVVGVGIAFAMASLLVNCFKPQRHKDGY
- a CDS encoding NimIJ family nitroimidazole resistance protein, with product MEQFRPMRRKRQQLSEEESIRILQKSTAGTLALLGDNDYPYAVPISYIYNKGKLYFHSALSGHKVDAIRRSDKASFCVIEQDDVQPEKYTTFFRSVIAFGRIHIIEDEAQKQETARMLGDRYNPNQEEALQKELENGLSRMLMICFDIEHLTGKEAIELVRMHQKQ
- a CDS encoding phage holin family protein; this encodes MIDNEYKQLWQQVKNHISLQLQYSKLTLAEKLTLLASRLILVMVAIMLGASVMLILSGALIVALAAVVGETWIACLIVAAIYLVLLLLVFAYRHSLIIDPVTRFITKLLLGNDDNNATQSPTE
- a CDS encoding YtxH domain-containing protein — translated: MKYILYSFLGGAVVGASIAILFAPAKGEDTRKRIKDLLKKKGIDFTDDEVERLVDQISAQIEQ
- a CDS encoding YtxH domain-containing protein; protein product: MKPINIIMAVIGGAIAGAAVGLLFAPEKGNVTRQKIVDALKRKGVKLDPDKIDELADDITKELEK
- the uvrA gene encoding excinuclease ABC subunit UvrA, which produces MVSNDIIIKGARVNNLKNIDVTIPRNKFVVITGLSGSGKSSLAFDTLYAEGQRRYVESLSSYARQFLGRMTKPDCDFIKGLPPAIAIEQKVNTRNSRSTVGTSTEIYDYLRLLFARIGKTYSPISGTLVKKHTADDVVRVVDSYPDGTRFAILTEITVPNGRDALSQLDVLLKGGYSRLEKDGTFVQISDVINSGKCDCHYRLLIDRMAVTHSKENEMRLRDSLSTAFYEGNDECILKVWLPDGTTKEHVFSKRFEADGMTFQEPSDLMFNFNNPIGACPTCEGFGKVVGIDEKLVIPNKSLSVYDDAVMCWRGQVMSEWKKEFIHVASRTGFPIHRPYFQLTQEQRDQLWHGVDGFPGIDGFFKWLKSKSYSIQYRVMLARYRGKTTCPTCHGSRLKPEASYVKINGKTIGELVQTPIHELSTWFSHLSLDPVEAQISKRLLDEINNRLGYMNDVGLGYLTLDRLSSTLSGGESQRINLATSLGSSLVGSIYILDEPSIGLHSRDTDRLIKVLRMLQSLGNTVVVVEHDEEIIRAADYLIDVGPEAGRRGGKIVYQGPVKQIKSAPISYTTQYLTGKLSIPVPRTRRRWSNYIEVKGAAENNLKNIDVKFPLGVMTAVTGVSGSGKSTLVDDVFYRALSRHFGENIEAPGTFSSLEGDLDMITSVRLVDQNPIGKSTRSNPATYLKAFDEIRHLFAEQQLAKQMGYGAGFFSFNNAGGRCEECKGEGTITIEMQFMADITLTCEACHGTRYGQNALEVTFRGKNIADVLDMTVNQAIDFFSETSDFNEQKIVARLKPLQDVGLGYIKLGQSSSTLSGGENQRVKLAYYMSGDKKEHSLFIFDEPSTGLHFHDINTLIKCFNRLIEKGHTIVVIEHNMDIIKCADHVIDLGPEGGMDGGNIVATGTPEEIAQCEASYTGKYLKEKLK